GTAACTTGTCTACGTAACAGAGGCATTTCTGATCATGATCTGTTTTCCTGAACTTTCTCGCAGAATTTCCTTTCATGTTCTTGTGATGGATAGAAAAACGAAGTTGCAATTAGCCATAATCTCACTGAGCTCCTTCCATGCCTTACGAAATAAAAGGTCAAAAAGCTTCCCTAACTTGGGGATAATAAAGAACAACTTCAGTCGTTGCAGATTCTTGAAAACTTCTTTCTATGCAGCTTCAATTTCCCTCATTTGATTATCATCCACATGATCTCCAAAGCACGAAAGGACCAATTGGAGAATATTGTGTAGCGAAAATGTTCATAGGGCTAGCTATTAGGTTGTCTAACACTTGCTTTCTGGCATGAGAAAAAGACTTAAGCTGAGAAGGCTGGAGTACTCCTCCGGTGAGATTCACCCTAAGTACCAACGTTTTTCCACGAGTAGCCAAAAGTAAGCTCATTCCTGAACATTTGGGCCACCGGCAAAAACATCACCGTTTTGTACAAAAGCCTGGGGGCAAGAGAAGTGTTGGTGATTAAAATGGCGAGACTGAGAGCCAAGCTAGATGGTGATAAGACGACCATATTTTTGGCCAAGATTAGAGATAAAGTAATTATTACCTATGTATacacttaatcaattaaaatcatgGTTGGCGCACACACGCAAGCGCTCGCGCacacacaaatatatatatatatatatatatatatatatatatagagagagagagagagagagagagatcattTCAGAATTAGGAGATGCCTGCAAAAAATCAGTCAATAAATCATCCTTCAATATGCCTTATGGAATTGCAATgcttcaaaaaaaaaatgtttaaaatcaAATGCTAGACATCATAATCTTACAAATTATTACAGGTCGAGTCTTGTCTTCTAATCAAATAAATAGACTAATGCCCACTTAAAGaccaataaataagaaaaaaaaatcttcagAACCTGAAAAGTAAAGCTGCTAGCTTTTCTACACTATGCATACAAATCCTCATATCACCAAAAGGAAATAAGTTTCTACATTGGTTAGATATTTACATAATACAGGCATGCAGTTAGGGCATTCATCTATCTACAGATGAGGCAAATCATTACTGCCCAATTTCACTCAAATGCTATTGACATGAACGTGTCATCATCCAAAAGTGAGTCAATAACAACTTCCCCGTCATCGTACACTGCTTCATTTTGAGTGCTCAGCACCATATTACATTCCTGAAAGAAAATGGGGGGAAAAGGCATTTCCATTCTATTAGAATTTTTTTCTTATGTAATGGTTAAAACTTCAAACCAATTAAAATCTAATCATTGGACTTGATTAAGGTTTATACTTAAATATTTAGAAAatgttttattaataattgaGTGAATCATTTCAAACTAAAAATGGTATGTACATGCACATATAAGCATCAAAACCAAGATGGGAAAAGTGAGGGGAAAAAGACAATTCTAGAACATTTTTCACAAGGGACCCGAATCATCCAAAGATTCATTTCACAGCTCCATATATGGAAACAGCAGCGTAGAAAAACACCGATATGAGACAAAGCATAGCATAGGTTTTTAAGCTGCATGCTTTGTGATATTGGTACTCAATTCTAAAATATGAAATAACAAGGCTGGTTTGTCGATAAACGTCCCATCTTAAGGGCTGGGTATTCTAAGGTTAAAGCATGACTTTAAGATGAAGATTAGAAGATGGAAAGCACAGATAGTTAAAAGGTGATCAATAATGAGTGAGCTATGGCGCCTAAGCATTTATAACTTAAAGTTACTCTTAAGGAAAAGCAGATTGTATCAATGAGCAAATCCACGCAAGTTTAACAACTTTAATAAAtccaaatgaaaaaaaatatatatatatatatatatatatatcacatggATAAACAGGTAGCATACATACATAAATAGATAGACAGGTATACCTTAGGTTCCTCGAATTTTTCAAAATAAGTCAGCAACCTCCTGTATTGAGCTTGTCCTTCCTCAGAATGATACATGGATTTCACCCTCGTTAGTGCTTTTTGCTGCCTTTCCTCATTTTGCTTCCTTCCTTCCTTAAGAAAATCATAATCGTCCTCTTCCGAAGAAGGCACGCATTGCATATTGGAATCCTTAGTAAGTGCATCTCGGCGGAATCCCCGCAGACCACTTCCTTTACGTCTCCAACGCAAAATAACCTTCTCCAAAATTCCAACTGACCAGATGATTGTTCTATATCGCTTCCTTACCTGGTGGCCCCTTACATGAGCCTTCATATGATAAAGTCAAAAGTTAGCATAAACACTAGATGCAATACAACAACTCAGAAACTAAAAGGCTGAAATGAGGGATtcctttttattaatttgatgcaGCTTGAACCAATTTTAATATTTGACGAGTAAATGAAGCACTTTGAATGTCCAAATCATATAAGAAAACACACACGCACTGTTGATTAGAAGCCAGCTGGAAACGATATAGCATGATCGATTCTAAGATTAGATGACCCATAATGGCAAACTATGTTCTTAAAGTAGAAAATTACATGAACCATGTGCTcagtccaaaaataaatacaaCAATTTCATTCCAACTCCATTGTCTTCAACAAAGTTTTATATTTAACTGAATTCGATTGGCCACTTTTCAAGCAGAATCAGCAATGGCAAATTGAAATTACTGCCCAGATAATTTCTAGAGTGAGAAAAAAGAGCTGAAGAAAAGAAGGAACAAACCTGTATCTTAACAATTCTTTGCCGAATTATCAggaattcttttctcttcttccaaCCACGGAACTTCTTCTGGATTTGCATAGCTGCAGCATCTAGTCCATCAGAATGATTAGGCTTGTGTGTATTGGCAGCTATAACTGCAAGACCACGCCCATCAAAAATATTGAATTCATCATCCCCATACTCAGTTAACTGTTTCCGCTGGAATGACTGCATCCTGAATACTTGATGTATACGATTAGCTGCTTGTGTAGCATTACGGATGGCAGTCAGTGAATCCTTCAATGACAGCACATTTGACACATCACTTTCATTCGCAGGGGTAGCCATCCGTTCTGCAATTGTTTGCACAGCTGTCGTTGCTGAGATGTCTGGTGAACCACCTTCCGTTGAATCACTTAGCATAAGCAATTGTAGGTAGCTTGTCAAAGACGACTCTGCAAGGAAACCAGAGATTCCTTTGTGTCCATTGCCAGAAGCAAGGTCTGCTGGAGTTCTACCCAAAGGAAATTCTGGAGACGGATCTGTCAATACCCGAGTATCCGCACCCAAAGAGACAAGGGCAGCAACTGTCTGCTCTCTGTATTTTACAATTTTCAAGCAACTATTAGCATTGTCATTTGTCAAACATACTGCAAATTAGATAGCATCCTATAGAAATTTGTTTAACAAAGAAACAGGAAGTTGAAACAAATACTCCTAGGCATGTTTTGGTGCTAGACAATAAGAATTTGCAAAAAACGAATCAGCATAAGTATAAAGCAAATCAATGGGCAGCTTCAAGCTAATAGAGATAACTACAAAAGAGAGTTTCAGTCTTTGCTACTACTGATATAATGCAAAGGCATCCTAGTCTGCATCTAGATGTTTGGGGGAACAGACAAAAAGAAATTAAGGTACATGTCCATAAAATTCCCTACACAACGTAAAATCCAGTATGATATGGACTCTCCTTTCTAATACATAAAAAGagtttatcaaaaaaaaaaaaaaaaagagcaaacATAACAATAAGAGATTGCATTTGACAGAACTGCCTTATTGGAAGCCTAATGTTTGAAATGCACCTACATTAAGAACCATAGTTTTCAAAACTGGAACAAACCGTCCAGTTGGACCAGGTTAATCGGGAACCAGACCAATGACCAGTCTGGTTTGGTTTAGAAATGGTTTTCTTTCATCcttgataaatataaaaattaaaaaaaaaaaaaaaaagcttcacTATAAGGGGTTTTGAATCCATGACCTGTTGAGgagaatatgattttttttttcatcagaCCAAATTACATTTTTAGTACTACGggtgaaaataatttatttagtttaaccttgaattatttaattatttttattttttaatataaaaacttTCATCTACTTATTGTTGCACAGAAtttaaatacatcaaaatttatttttcattgatataatatttactataataaaaattttattctaagtatttttattataaaatattattattcaaaaacgaaaattctaaatataaaatttaaattatttttaataaaaaaaattgcatattaaaatttaattagttttatATTAACAattcttaataaaatatattaaactaTTAGATGTAATAATACACcattattatttttgaagagaattaattttataatatccaATTAATATTTACTTCATGTATACTGATTAAACTGATTAATCTCCAGTTCAACCTCAGTTGAACCTTAAACCCTTAACTCTCTGTGTTCACCAGTTCAATGACCACACCAGGTTTATAACCTTGTTAAGAAATAAGGTCCTATGTCTAAGAGCAAATAATAGAAGTTGCTCTCCAAATGCACTGCAAAATGTAACCCTGATCGAACAAAGGATAGAAAAATTTTAGTTCTTGCCTGCCATAGAATGCAGCCCAATGGAGAGCTGTCCATCCATTCACATCACGGAAATTGATACTAACTCCTGCAGTCAAGATAGCTTTTATAGCCCAGTCATAACCGAGAGCAGTTGCTAAATGAAGCACACCTTGCCCAACATCATCCAAGACACTTGGCCCTTTGCCATTTTCAGCTACCATATGAAGTAGCCATGAATACAACTTCGGTTGCATTGCCTTCTGAAGAAGCTGCCTCTTTGTTTCATCTTGGGACAGATGTCTCTCAGAGCTTGGTTCTGCCATTTGGTAACCCTCATCTTCCTCCCTCAACAAAATGATCTCACTGACCAACTTCTGTTTCTCTGTAGCACCATCAAAGAGACAGTCTGGAGGACTGGAAGATCTTACAGACAGTAAACTCTCAAGCCGCAGATGAAGATGCATGTCATTGGTCATACCAGAATAAACATATTTGACATCTACATCTTGAGCAGAACCCATCTGATAATCAAATTCTCGCACTTCACTACAAGCCAACCTGTTGGAACATGTAACATAAAAAGGAACCATTGCAACATTGTGAGGAGGAGCATAGCAACAAAGAATCCCATCTGCCAAAACCTCAGCAGGTACTTCAACTTCCCCAAACATACAAGACCATTTATATTTTGCCACCTCTTGCTGACTCCTCAAAAATGTTCCAGTAATATGAACCTGTTTTACAGAAAAGAAAATAGGAAGCAAGAATTTTTCATTTCCCCTACACTGTAATACAGAATTTGAAAGACAGTAAGCAGTAAATTCAAAAAATCATAAAACAGCAGGAACAACTCCATGCAATTAAGAAAAAAGAAagatgaataagaaaaacagaaataAATCAGAATAGATGGCACAGTCATTAGAGGAGCAAGGTGTAGATATGCATCTTTGAGAGTTGAgacacaaaataaataaaaattgctagaaaattcaaaattcacaccATACATCAATAAGAAAACAAATCTGCTGTTAAAACTCCCTTTTGGATGCAACAAGCATGTGTTCCTTGTAGGATCTCTTATGGAATTATTAATGTTAAAATTAGCAGAATATTAGGATGCATAtttaacaggaatgtaaattatCCATCTCCTTAAGAGTGAGGAATAACAATATTCGAGGTTTCTTATGAATCAATTGGGAAAAAAAaataagggaagaagaaaaatagAAACAAGTGAACTAAAGGGAAAGCAAACAGAGGATGAAATAGAGTAGAGGAGGAATGAGAGAGACAGGATGGAAGATAGGTGGAAAAATAAAGGACCAAGAGAGAGAAAAATAGAAGACTAGAAAAAGGTAAAGTTAAAAAGAAGGGCCTTGATTGAAGAATAAAGGAGAATGAAGtgatagagagagagagtgagagacaGATTAAACATTACTATGGAACCCCCAAAAGTTATTGCCTACGCCAAACTTATTAGAAGAGATTATGGAACCCCACAAAATTATTGCCTACACTGGGTCAATGGCATTTCAGCTTTTTGTATTTGATTCAAAattttacattaaaataaaacAGAAGTTTTAGAAAAAATTCAAAAAGCTTTCTACATGTAGGGACAGACCTGGTGGTGCAGTCAAGGAAAAGTagatttagaaattattttgatttaatttttattagtaaAATTAAGAAGCTAAGCTTTCTTTTATTTAGGAATTTAATTAGGAAGTAGCATTTCTATTATTTAGGAATTCTGTTACTatttaagaatatttaaaaaTTCTATTAGGTTTAGCATTTTCCTAGTTAGATTGGCTAGGTATTTTCTTGTTTTAGGATTCCTAATCCTAGTACTAATGATACTAGTTATTATACTATAAATACGTATGTCGTCTAGGCAATAAGGCACACAACTCAGTTAGGTCGCCCACCTGGCCTGTTGAGCATTAAGTCTAACACATATCTGGGATGTGCCTTTAACAATATATGGTAGCACTCTTAAGAAATGTAAGCGGACTGACAAATAATACACTCAAATAGGGAAACAGGTAATGCatacaaaattaaaaagaaaaggaTAGCATGTGCCCCAGTGACAAAAAATATTAGAGCATAGTGGAGTGTTTCAGtgaccagaaaaaaaaaaaaacggaaCAAAGCAGGGTTTGAAAAACCAGCTAGTGAATTAGGCAGAAATCTATGATAGCAGTCACGGACCATGCCAGTCACTAAGTTGCCAAGTTGTAAAACATGATATTAAGTAATATAAATGTAAGAAATATGCATTGTGGTATTACCACTTAgcaattaaaggaaaataaagaatGCTAATTGGTGAATACCACAAACAATTGGCTGATTGAAACTTTAATTGACTAGCTTTAAGACAATTGCTCCGTCCAAAATAAGAAAAAGATATCAAATACCTCTGTTTTTGAGTCTGTATAAGCCCACTTTGGTGAAAAATCAATTATGCTGAAAAGTTGATCTTGAGAAAGAGAGGGACTCAATGATTCTTCATCAACCACATTTCCACATTCAACAGTACCCCATGAAAGACCGGAGGAGGACCTCATATGCAAATCATCCACCTCTCCAAGCTCTTTAGTAATCCACCGAGAAAAACTGTCCACTTTTTTCAACACCTCTTCCCCATCTAATAATGGTGGTTTGACTATGAAAGCATATTTACTATTTTCTCCTACAGACATATTATTCTCAGATTTTGGGTGCGTTCCAAGATGTGGTTCTGCATTTGTAAGCTCCATTTGAAGGTGGTTCTGCAAATGCTCTTCATTGTGCTGAACAGGACCCGAAAAAAATTCCTCAAATGCATTTTGTAGATCCACATTATGAGTTCTTTGCCCAAACAACCCAGGATCCAAATTATATGCCAATTCCAAATCCAGTGTTTGCTCAACAGGGCCCTCAGGCAAGTGCAAGGAACTGTTCTCAAAAGGAATCTGGATAAAACATTTAAAGTATTGCATGAGTGTAATAACAGGTAATAACACATCAAGAAATTATGTAGCAAATTAGTTAGCACACTAGAAACTTAAGGGTTACAAACATAAATATAATACAATCCAGAGAACAAATACTTAAGTTTATCaggaaattttaatttcagaTCTAATGAACATGCAGTATTTGGCTTTGGTAAACAACCATCTTTGTAACAGTGAACAGTTGTTTCTCTATCACAGCATACTTTTTCTTTTTAGCTTGCAGTGTTAAGTTGGTGGCTCATATTTTTCAAAGTACCATACACTAAAAGCTCCAGGAGGAAGAGGTTTTGCATTTGTGGCTCATATTTTTCATCCCTCCTCTATCTCTTCCCTCACCCCAACACACACGCCCACCCATAAAAGCATATATAGATAATCTTTATTCACCATTGGGGGAAAAAGCATAAAAGTAAAAAAGAATCAATGTTCCGCAACCCAGTTATTCATAGTTTCATGTAAAGTTGTTAATAGATACACTGCAAGACAATAGTAGCCACAGGAAGCAATATATGTGCATACACAAAAAAGGTATTTGAATTTCACCAGATCTGGAGAACAGAAACTAGAAACTGAAAACAAATGGTTTACAATCTCAGTTGTTAACCTTTTCACTCAAGTTATTCAGTAAATACAGTGCAAGTAAATGGTAGATACATTAAGCTAAATACCTGCCAATGCGATTCCATTAGCAAAGAACCACCATACTCATCTTTGGCAGCATTCCCACCAGATAAAATCTCACTGAGAACCTCATAACTTCCAAGACTAGTAGGATTAGATTGAATGGCATTAACTGACAAATTAGATGGTGTACTTTTGTGTCCCATTGTACATTGTTCCAAGACCTCCTCCCAGGATACCAAGCTTTGAGACTCAGCAATGCAAGTTCCATCATTAGATCCGGGTCCATCTCCATGAACATATGAATTTGGACCTACTACAGGAACCGATGACTGCCCTTCATGATTATCTGTAAAGAGTTTCAGGCATAACATCAAGTTTAAGTTAAACATAAATGATAAAAGTAGTGgatataaattttgaataaaaaaaaaattacctgaACCATGATGCAGAGAACTCAATACACCAGCATTTATTTCGTCCATCACAGGACTATTCTGCATTTGTGGTGACTCAAGAAATGAGCGGTGTACAAAACTTGATTGCTGACTATCCGCTGCATTAATTGCACAAAAATTGCAACTAAGATTTATAACATGGTTAAAGAGCGAACAACAGTATATGAGCATAGTAATATAAATTTTCAACACCACTTTCTCCCTGAAGGGTGGATAGAGTGGTTGAAAAAGTGACTTTGATAAAAGCAATGAAGAGGTTGCCACCCATGGACAGTAGGAGTAAATTATAACCACCAAAAAGACAAAAATTACGAGGGAGAAATAATACAATTAAAGTCTCTATACAACCAAATATGTAAAGTACAGAATCACCACCCTTAAACTCCAAGGAATTTCTGCATTTATTTCACTCCCTCCAAGTATTTCACTAAATGCCCAAAAAGATAGCTTCCTACACCTGACCTTGCACTTCACCCTATATTGAGTCCTCTGAGCACTGCACTCtaggtctaaattaaaaaattaaggggGAAAAAAAAGATGAATATCAACATATAATGCTCAGAAAATACCTGAATCAGCATCTTCACAAAATGATGTAAGAGTACTAGTTGGGCTTGTTGAATCCGTATTTCCTGAAGGCTCTTTGTTATGACTTGCAACTAAGCTATTTGAAGGGCTGCTATTTGTCCTGTTACCCTGATTGCAAAAATGTTTTAAAAGGCTGCTATTTTTGAGAAAAC
Above is a genomic segment from Hevea brasiliensis isolate MT/VB/25A 57/8 chromosome 17, ASM3005281v1, whole genome shotgun sequence containing:
- the LOC110639890 gene encoding calmodulin-binding transcription activator 2 produces the protein MADRRSFGLGPRLDIQQLFLEAQHRWLRPAEICEILRNYQKFHIASEPPNRPPSGSLFLFDRKVLRYFRKDGHNWRKKKDGKTVKEAHEKLKVGSVDVLHCYYAHGEENESFQRRSYWMLEQELTHIVFVHYLEVKGNRTNSSPSNSLVASHNKEPSGNTDSTSPTSTLTSFCEDADSADSQQSSFVHRSFLESPQMQNSPVMDEINAGVLSSLHHGSDNHEGQSSVPVVGPNSYVHGDGPGSNDGTCIAESQSLVSWEEVLEQCTMGHKSTPSNLSVNAIQSNPTSLGSYEVLSEILSGGNAAKDEYGGSLLMESHWQIPFENSSLHLPEGPVEQTLDLELAYNLDPGLFGQRTHNVDLQNAFEEFFSGPVQHNEEHLQNHLQMELTNAEPHLGTHPKSENNMSVGENSKYAFIVKPPLLDGEEVLKKVDSFSRWITKELGEVDDLHMRSSSGLSWGTVECGNVVDEESLSPSLSQDQLFSIIDFSPKWAYTDSKTEVHITGTFLRSQQEVAKYKWSCMFGEVEVPAEVLADGILCCYAPPHNVAMVPFYVTCSNRLACSEVREFDYQMGSAQDVDVKYVYSGMTNDMHLHLRLESLLSVRSSSPPDCLFDGATEKQKLVSEIILLREEDEGYQMAEPSSERHLSQDETKRQLLQKAMQPKLYSWLLHMVAENGKGPSVLDDVGQGVLHLATALGYDWAIKAILTAGVSINFRDVNGWTALHWAAFYGREQTVAALVSLGADTRVLTDPSPEFPLGRTPADLASGNGHKGISGFLAESSLTSYLQLLMLSDSTEGGSPDISATTAVQTIAERMATPANESDVSNVLSLKDSLTAIRNATQAANRIHQVFRMQSFQRKQLTEYGDDEFNIFDGRGLAVIAANTHKPNHSDGLDAAAMQIQKKFRGWKKRKEFLIIRQRIVKIQAHVRGHQVRKRYRTIIWSVGILEKVILRWRRKGSGLRGFRRDALTKDSNMQCVPSSEEDDYDFLKEGRKQNEERQQKALTRVKSMYHSEEGQAQYRRLLTYFEKFEEPKECNMVLSTQNEAVYDDGEVVIDSLLDDDTFMSIAFE